The genomic DNA GATACCTCGTCATCGGGATGACGGTTACACTCGTTTCCTTAAATAGTTCGTTGAAGTTCCGCAACGTCGGCTTTTCTACGAAAAACCTTGGTGGATAAAGGAACAGTTCGTCAATCGGTTTAAGAGCCTGTGAAAATATGAAAATGATCGGCAAAATCATGAACGCTGAAAGCGGTATTAGAAACAAGAAAAACTTGGTTTGACTAAAACTGAATTTACCTGGGTCGATTTTCGTCCCTTGGAAGGATGCCATAACACATTCCCCTTTACATCATTGTGGAAGCTTGTCCGTATTCAATCCTTCTCTCCGAACAAACGCCAGCAAAATCTTGAAATACCATAAACAAAGATGAGCAGTACGAGTGAGATCGCTGAGGCATAACCCATATCGAACCGGATGAAGCCATGATCAGCGATGTGTGTCAGGATCAACTGACCTGAGTATTGAGGGGTAGGATTTGACCCTGAAAGCTGAACGGCGATATCTCCCGCCTGAAAGGTCTGAACGACTGCCATGACGGCTCCGAACAGCATTTGCGGCTTCATCGATGGAATCGTGATATACCAGATCTCCTGGAACCGGTTCCTCATCCCATCAATATAAGCAGCTTCATAAAGCTCCCGATCGACATTCAATACTCCGGCGAGCATGGCCAAGAAACCAACCCCCATACTGTTCCATAGGGATACAAGAATCATGATCGTCATCAGATGCTCCGGCGATTGAAGCCACTGAATCGGTTCATTGATGAATCCGATCTGTATGAGGAAGCTATTCAAATAACCCGCTCGATCCCCACTAAAGAAAATCAGCCAGACGACAGACATGGCTACCCCCGCCGTCATGGAAGGTGAATAGATCGCCAATGTGAGGATTGTTCTCGGCTTTTTAGGGATTTGCGCAAGCATCCAAGCCAAGAGGAAAGCCAGGACATAGCCCCCCACACCGACAATCAGAGCAAATTGAAACGTGTTCGGCAGCACGTGCATCATGAACACGTTATCCTGCGTAATGAGATTCACGAAATTTTTCAGCCCGATGAATTTAGGGGGCTGGATTGTATTGAAATAGGTAAAGGCAAAATACGCAGCCACAATGACTGGAATGACAATGAATAAGGAAAAGACAACCAGGAAGGGTGCGACGAAGCCAAGGGCGCTCAATTCTTTTTTCAGCGCAGTGACCCACTCATGTTTACGACTCGTCTTCGTTTGGATATGGACCTTTTGTTCTGTACTCGTAACTGGTTTCACTGGCCTCCCCCTTCGACTGTATTTTTTCGATTGACGGAACTTCAAGTTCTTTTACGACTTCACCGTTCTTGATGAATCCGAATTCTTCAAGCTTCTTTCTCATCTCACGGTTGGTCGTTATGACAGCATCTTCAATCGCTTTCCGTTCATTTTCACCTTCAAACACGACTTCGTTCCAAGCATTGCTGATTTCCCGTTCCAGCATATAATCCCCTGGAATGTGCGGAATGTCTCTCAACCACTTCCATTGTTCCTTGATGACCTCAAGATCCTCCTGTGGCCATGGAAGCTGACTGAGCGCTTCAACGTTGGAAGTATTCCATCTGAATTCGGTACCATAGATCGTTTCAATCAAGTTACCGAACTGAGATTGAGTTTCCATACTCGTCCACCATTTGATGAACTTCCACGCATCTTCCTTCTTATCACTGCTTTTGAACATCGTGACACCTTTACCGGTTCCAGGTGCCCAACGGATGACTTCGCCTTCTTCGTTTTTCACCCCTGGGTAAGGTGCAATGCCCCACCAACCTTGAAGCTCTGGTGCAGCAGCTGTGATTTTTACATAATTATCGAAATCGGAAATCCCGATCGGAATATCTCCTTGTCGGAAATGACTGTAGAAATTCGGCACTTGCAGCGGCAGACTATAAACCGTGAACAGGTTCGTCATCTGCTTGAACCCTTTCAAGGCTGCCTCACTGCCGATAGCCGTACTCATTCCATCTTCGTTGAAGAGCTCTCCGCCATTTTGATAGATATAAGGAACGGTGACATTCGGTTCCTTCAATCCACCTTGACCAGCTAACGGTACGAAGAAATTCATTCCGAACCGTTGAAGCTTCGGAAGCATCTTTCGTACATCTTCCCAAGTGTCGGGCACTTCAAGATCAAGGGCCTGTAAAATATCTTTTCGGTAGAACAGGACGTAAAATTCTTGAGTTTCTGGCAATGCATAGGTTCCTTCATCATAGATGAATGGTAGAAGGGCGCCAGGAGAAAATCGCTCGATGACCTCCTCATAATCCGGGAACTCACTTAAATCTGCGACCGCATCCCTGACTGCCAGTTCAAACGGAAGCTTTTGTGCGATTCCCATAGCAAGATCAGGAGATTTATCGGATGCATTCGCCAGGATCAGTTTCTCTTCAGATGGCATCAAGCTTAATGTGACTTTAATGCCCGTCTTTTTAGTGAATTCTTCATTGGCCATTTTTTGCATCAACATGACATACTGCCTTGGTCTGTTCACCCAAATTTCAATTGCATCCTCGTCTCTCGAACTGACCTTTTCATAATCTTTGGTGAACGAGGAAAAGAAGTTCAGTGCCATTGAATTCATTCTCTGTAAGAAGCTCGCTTTGGCATCCGGCAGATCCTTGCCAGCATAAACATAGAATTTATCAAATTGTAACGGTTGGTTTGGCAACATTAACAGAAGATCACCGAGCTTTTGCGTAACGGATCCTGAGCTTTGTGACAGCTCATCGAACCGAACTGGTATTTCTCCAGGTTCTTCCGCAATATCCTTCAGTTGATTTGCGCTAATCAAGAGATTTCTCGCTTGATCGGGTTTCTTATCGCTTAGTTTCTTCAGGTAGTCATATTTTTCTTGCAGTTCCTTGGCCAGCTTCTTTAATCGGGGGACGATATCAGGGATTTGCTGTTCAATATCCCAGTCCCGATAGGCGTCCTTCGATTTTCCTGTTGCCATCTGAATTTCTAGGGAAAGCTCATTCACCTCACGCATGACATCTTTAATCGTACTGATGACAGGCTGGTAAGGTGACGGATTCGCAATAAGGGTCAGTTCGTGCTCGCCTTTTGTAAGGAAGAACTGATAAGGATTTCCCTTCGAATCAGATAAGGTTTCATTTTTCCACTCGGATGTATAATCGAACGGGTAACGCAGCAACGAATTAAACGGTATTTCCCCATCAATTTTGACCGTACGGTATACCGGAACGTTAATATTGTAAAATTGGTTGTATTTGAAGCCTAATTGATAGAATCCAGTCTCCTCTACGTTGATTTTCCAGGTGACAGATTCTCCACCTTCCTGCCAGGTGTCTCCTCCAAATGCATTAAGAGACAGCTTGTTCCCGCGGTTCGGTGTAACATTCGGTTCTCCATTCGGTAAAGCTCTTATTGAGGAATCTGATTTATAGTAAGGATGCTCGGCTTCAATTTCCAAGAGCTCTTTTACTTTTTGTCCATTCTCATAGTTTGCTAGATATTCTTTATATGTAGGGAGTTGTGCCGGTGATTTTACAAGGATGTTCCCCATCAGCATCGGCTCACGAATATTCAGTAGCGTAATTGTATTTTCACCTTTTTCGAGGTGAAACTGTAACGGTCGATCGTACAGGTAACTCGCATCCATGAAAGAGCGTTGCTGCCACTTATGTATTTCATCTTGCTTCGGGAATACTTCGTTTCCTAATTTATCCTGCTCAAACGTTTCGACTTCATCTTTCCATAGTCTCGGTAGGACGATTCTTCTCGCTTCATAGTACTGGAATTCGCCGTTTACCTTGATTCCACGTTCAATCGGGATGATCTTTCCTGGTAAGGCATAATAATCAACCGCAACCTCATATAACCCTTCCTTAGGAACAGAAACGGTTACCTGAATTTCTTCTGTACCTTCTTCCCAACGGATAACCTTCCCATCGTAGTCTTCGTGATTCGTGAGATTCACATCTTCATTGCTTTCGGCGACATCGACAGGTTGGATGATTTTTTGATAGCCATTCGTACTGGATAGCCCCTCTTCTTCCCATTGCTCGAGCATATCCTTATAATTGGCTTCAATGATCCGTTGCTGTTTTTTCTCTTTTTTCGGCTTGCCTTTTTCATTTTGTTTATCTTCTTCAGACTTTTCTTCATCCTCTTCATCATCATCGTTGAACAGGTCATCTAAAAGCTCTTCTGTATCCGAATCCTCCTCTTCTGTATTCGCAAAAGAGATCGGAGTATACGCATGAAGTAGAGTCCCCACGAGGAGGACGGTCAGCACGAATAATCGAATTGTCACTTTATGATTGCCCATAGGATTTCTCCTTCTCGAAGCAGGCTATGAAATAGAAAGGATGGGGAGGTTGAATGCCCCATCCAATTTTAGAATGATCTACTCTTCGCCGATAACTTCTTCCAATTTCTGAACTGCGTTTTGATAAGCTTCATTTGCCTTCTCATCTAACTCTGCACCGACATCACTTGGCTTCGCTTCACCTTTGTCAAATTTCTCATTCATCGGACCTAGCATATCCAATACTTCTGTATACCCTGGGTGGAACTTGAGTGGATCGACTGTGCCGTTCGGAATCCCTTTAATGATTTCCTTCATTCCTTCAGGTACATTTTCATCACCCAAATACGTCTCCCAGATTTCTTTATCGTTTACAATCGGAATACTTTGTGCAACTGGAACACCAGCGTCCTTCCTAGCCAACCAGCCTTCTTTAGAGAACGTCAACCACTTCATGAACTCATAGGCAGCTTCTTTATGCTCTGAGCTTTTGGAAATCCCCATATAATCAGCTACAAGTGGGACTCGGTTGTCTTCCATTCCAGGAACCGGTAGAACGGACCAGTTGAATTTGTTGTTTTCCGTGTTACCAATCAATCCCCATGTGCCATCATACTTCATTGCTACTTTACCTAGGTTCCAAGGATGCTTATCCTTGCCGTACCACTTATCACGATCTTTCTGTTCATAATAGAACGGACTAACTTTATCTTCTTGCCAAAGTGTATTGATGTAATTTTGAGCATCAACGTATGCCGCTGAACTGAAATTGTACTGCTCGCCATCCCACGTTCCCCACTCAAGGGAGGTGTCGAATTGGGACGGAAGTGCCTCACGATAAGCACGTGGATTTTCGAATCCAAATTGGTGCTCATTGAAGTTCGTCATCTTTACAGCTGTTTTTCTTAAATCATCCAATGTCCAACTGCTATCCGGTACTGGAACATTTTCCTTTTCAAAGAGGTCCGTGTTGACGAGCATTACGATTGCGTGCATAGAATGCGGCATCGCATATTGACGGCCTTCATACTGAGCTGTTTCAAGAATACTACCGAATGTATTTTTAGGATCGTACTCCTCATCCGCTTCCAAATACGGTGTCAGGTCCTCGAGCCATCCATTCGTCACGGCTGTCGGAACACCGAATGTCCAGAAGACATCTGGTAATTTTCCAGCTGCTGCTGCTGCGGAAAGCTTTTCATTCCATGGCCAAGTAACCGCTTTGTCTTTTTTAACCTTGATATTCGGATGTGTTTCCTCAAATGCTTTTATGATCTTTTCGACTTCTTCATCACTTTGCCATGTTCCATATGTAATCGTCACAGTCTCACCAGAGTTTTCGGATGGTTTATTTTCCTTCGGCTTGTCCTTTTCTTCTGAGGATGTTTCTTTGCTGTTCGAACATCCTGCAATCATTAGAGCAAAGCTTAGCAGCGCAACAAGTATAAATGTAAATAACTTCTTTTCTCTCAAGAGAATCCCTCGCTTTGTTATTTTTTCTTGTTTACCGATCAATACGTTAACATTCCCGATACGAATAAAGTGTGCCCCTCCCCTCTTTAACGCTGTCAAGCGTTTGCATTTGAAATTACTGAAACGGAATTGAAACGTATCGATAAAAAATCAA from Pseudalkalibacillus sp. SCS-8 includes the following:
- a CDS encoding sugar ABC transporter permease, which produces MKKELSALGFVAPFLVVFSLFIVIPVIVAAYFAFTYFNTIQPPKFIGLKNFVNLITQDNVFMMHVLPNTFQFALIVGVGGYVLAFLLAWMLAQIPKKPRTILTLAIYSPSMTAGVAMSVVWLIFFSGDRAGYLNSFLIQIGFINEPIQWLQSPEHLMTIMILVSLWNSMGVGFLAMLAGVLNVDRELYEAAYIDGMRNRFQEIWYITIPSMKPQMLFGAVMAVVQTFQAGDIAVQLSGSNPTPQYSGQLILTHIADHGFIRFDMGYASAISLVLLIFVYGISRFCWRLFGEKD
- a CDS encoding extracellular solute-binding protein; this translates as MGNHKVTIRLFVLTVLLVGTLLHAYTPISFANTEEEDSDTEELLDDLFNDDDEEDEEKSEEDKQNEKGKPKKEKKQQRIIEANYKDMLEQWEEEGLSSTNGYQKIIQPVDVAESNEDVNLTNHEDYDGKVIRWEEGTEEIQVTVSVPKEGLYEVAVDYYALPGKIIPIERGIKVNGEFQYYEARRIVLPRLWKDEVETFEQDKLGNEVFPKQDEIHKWQQRSFMDASYLYDRPLQFHLEKGENTITLLNIREPMLMGNILVKSPAQLPTYKEYLANYENGQKVKELLEIEAEHPYYKSDSSIRALPNGEPNVTPNRGNKLSLNAFGGDTWQEGGESVTWKINVEETGFYQLGFKYNQFYNINVPVYRTVKIDGEIPFNSLLRYPFDYTSEWKNETLSDSKGNPYQFFLTKGEHELTLIANPSPYQPVISTIKDVMREVNELSLEIQMATGKSKDAYRDWDIEQQIPDIVPRLKKLAKELQEKYDYLKKLSDKKPDQARNLLISANQLKDIAEEPGEIPVRFDELSQSSGSVTQKLGDLLLMLPNQPLQFDKFYVYAGKDLPDAKASFLQRMNSMALNFFSSFTKDYEKVSSRDEDAIEIWVNRPRQYVMLMQKMANEEFTKKTGIKVTLSLMPSEEKLILANASDKSPDLAMGIAQKLPFELAVRDAVADLSEFPDYEEVIERFSPGALLPFIYDEGTYALPETQEFYVLFYRKDILQALDLEVPDTWEDVRKMLPKLQRFGMNFFVPLAGQGGLKEPNVTVPYIYQNGGELFNEDGMSTAIGSEAALKGFKQMTNLFTVYSLPLQVPNFYSHFRQGDIPIGISDFDNYVKITAAAPELQGWWGIAPYPGVKNEEGEVIRWAPGTGKGVTMFKSSDKKEDAWKFIKWWTSMETQSQFGNLIETIYGTEFRWNTSNVEALSQLPWPQEDLEVIKEQWKWLRDIPHIPGDYMLEREISNAWNEVVFEGENERKAIEDAVITTNREMRKKLEEFGFIKNGEVVKELEVPSIEKIQSKGEASETSYEYRTKGPYPNEDES
- a CDS encoding ABC transporter substrate-binding protein, whose protein sequence is MREKKLFTFILVALLSFALMIAGCSNSKETSSEEKDKPKENKPSENSGETVTITYGTWQSDEEVEKIIKAFEETHPNIKVKKDKAVTWPWNEKLSAAAAAGKLPDVFWTFGVPTAVTNGWLEDLTPYLEADEEYDPKNTFGSILETAQYEGRQYAMPHSMHAIVMLVNTDLFEKENVPVPDSSWTLDDLRKTAVKMTNFNEHQFGFENPRAYREALPSQFDTSLEWGTWDGEQYNFSSAAYVDAQNYINTLWQEDKVSPFYYEQKDRDKWYGKDKHPWNLGKVAMKYDGTWGLIGNTENNKFNWSVLPVPGMEDNRVPLVADYMGISKSSEHKEAAYEFMKWLTFSKEGWLARKDAGVPVAQSIPIVNDKEIWETYLGDENVPEGMKEIIKGIPNGTVDPLKFHPGYTEVLDMLGPMNEKFDKGEAKPSDVGAELDEKANEAYQNAVQKLEEVIGEE